One part of the Eucalyptus grandis isolate ANBG69807.140 chromosome 10, ASM1654582v1, whole genome shotgun sequence genome encodes these proteins:
- the LOC104423289 gene encoding coniferyl alcohol acyltransferase produces the protein MDGVKSSSIPPFGHIIYRLVFKLITFHLLRSRSLLISPFIENEMGAVAGAGREFMVKLGKTEVVAAPLPMQEHWLPLSNLDLLLPPLDVGVFFCYINPTTPTSQRLEYGSMVGILKVALAQALVSYYALAGEVVKNSVSEPELLCNNRGVDFIEAFADIELCHLNLYNPDETIEGKLVPTKKRGVLAVQATELKCGGIVVACTFDHRIADATSANMFMVFWAETARSDAPFSLPPCFRRSLLNPRRPLCIDPSLDRMYVPISALPPPPQHKQQAGGEFEPTTSREDDRLVSRMYYVTATQLSELQQSASSNGGKRSKLESFSAFLWKMVAESSLVANNEDNKAISRMGIVVDGRCRLMSQDGDDKPTPMASYFGNVLSIPFGEKRAREVVEKPLSWVAEAVHDFVESAATREHFLDLIDWVEGHRPAPGVTRIYCKLGSEEEQEGSTAFVVSSGQRFPVAKMDFGWGKPVLGSYHFPWGGETGYVMPMPSPLSNGDWVVYLHLSRSQVAFVESKAPTVFRPLNPHYLHLL, from the exons ATGGATGGAGTCAAGTCATCATCGATACCACCATTTGGGCATATAATATACCGGCTCGTCTTCAAGCTCATCACCTTCCATCTTCTCCGCTCTCGATCTCTCTTGATCTCGCCATTTATTGAAAACGAAATGGGTGCAGTCGCAGGGGCAGGCAGAGAGTTCATGGTGAAGTTGGGCAAGACGGAAGTGGTGGCGGCACCACTGCCCATGCAAGAGCATTGGCTGCCCCTCTCTAACCTTGACTTGCTCTTGCCTCCGCTCGACGTAGGCGTCTTCTTCTGCTACATCAACCCGACCACCCCCACCTCGCAGAGGCTTGAATATGGGTCCATGGTTGGCATTCTGAAAGTCGCCTTGGCCCAAGCTCTGGTCTCCTACTATGCTCTTGCCGGAGAGGTGGTCAAGAACTCGGTCAGCGAGCCCGAGCTCCTGTGCAACAATCGTGGGGTGGACTTTATCGAAGCTTTCGCGGACATAGAACTCTGCCATCTCAACCTGTATAATCCTGATGAAACCATTGAAGGGAAATTGGTTCCTACAAAGAAGCGAGGCGTGCTTGCTGTCCAG GCAACGGAGCTAAAGTGTGGGGGAATAGTGGTGGCGTGTACATTTGACCATCGGATAGCTGACGCCACCTCGGCCAACATGTTCATGGTGTTTTGGGCAGAGACCGCTCGTTCCGATGCCCCCTTCTCACTCCCTCCTTGCTTCCGCCGCTCTCTTCTCAACCCAAGGCGTCCACTCTGCATTGACCCTTCTTTAGACCGCATGTACGTGCCCATCTCTGCATTGCCCCCACCTCCCCAGCACAAGCAGCAGGCAGGTGGTGAATTCGAGCCAACGACTTCAAGGGAAGACGATCGTCTAGTAAGCCGCATGTACTATGTGACGGCCACCCAGCTAAGCGAGTTGCAGCAGAGCGCCAGCTCCAACGGAGGCAAGAGGTCTAAGTTGGAGTCGTTCAGCGCTTTCCTTTGGAAGATGGTGGCTGAATCCTCCTTAGTTGCTAATAACGAGGACAACAAGGCAATATCAAGGATGGGGATCGTGGTAGACGGCAGGTGTAGATTGATGAGTCAGGACGGGGATGACAAGCCCACACCCATGGCGTCCTACTTTGGGAACGTCCTGTCAATACCATTTGGAGAGAAGAGGGCGAGGGAGGTGGTGGAGAAGCCGCTGAGCTGGGTGGCTGAGGCGGTGCATGATTTTGTGGAGAGCGCAGCAACGAGGGAGCACTTCCTGGACCTGATAGACTGGGTGGAAGGGCACCGGCCGGCACCGGGGGTGACAAGGATATACTGCAAGCTGGGGAGCGAGGAGGAGCAGGAAGGGTCAACGGCATTTGTGGTGTCATCGGGGCAGAGGTTCCCGGTGGCTAAGATGGACTTCGGGTGGGGGAAGCCAGTGCTGGGTTCCTACCACTTCCCGTGGGGAGGGGAAACCGGGTACGTCATGCCCATGCCCAGCCCGCTCTCCAACGGCGACTGGGTGGTCTACCTCCACCTCTCCCGGTCTCAGGTGGCCTTCGTTGAGTCCAAAGCTCCCACTGTCTTCAGGCCCTTGAACCCTCACTATCTTCACCTGctttga